From Cervus canadensis isolate Bull #8, Minnesota chromosome 28, ASM1932006v1, whole genome shotgun sequence, one genomic window encodes:
- the LOC122429585 gene encoding glutathione S-transferase A4-like, with protein sequence MAAKPKLWYFCGRGRMESIRWLLAAAGVEFEEEFLETREQHEKLQKDGRLLFGQVPLVEIDGMELTQTRAILSYLATKYNLHGKDPKETVRIDMYAEGTLDLMMMVALAAFKPPEEKEESLALVVKKAKTQHFPVFEKILKDHGEDFLVGNKFSWADIQLLEAILMVEELDASVLSDFPLLKEFKTRISNIPTIKKFLQPGSQRKPPPDSHYVEVVRNVLQF encoded by the exons ATGGCGGCCAAACCAAAGCTCTGGTACTTCTGTGGCCGAGGCAGGATGGAGTCTATCCGCTGGCTGCTGGCTGCAGCTGGTGTGGAG tttgaagaAGAATTTCTTGAAACAAGAGAACAACATGAGAAGTTGCAGAAGG ACGGACGCCTGCTTTTCGGCCAGGTGCCTCTGGTTGAAATTGATGGAATGGAGCTGACACAGACAAGAGCCATCCTCAGCTACCTTGCTACCAAGTACAACTTGCATGGGAAGGACCCGAAGGAGACAGTCAG GATCGACATGTACGCCGAGGGCACCCTGGACCTCATGATGATGGTGGCGCTGGCTGCGTTCAAACCCCCggaggaaaaagaggagagcCTGGCTTTAGTCGTGAAGAAAGCCAAAACCCAGCACTTCCCGGTCTTTGAAAAG aTTTTGAAAGACCACGGAGAGGATTTTCTCGTTGGCAACAAATTCAGCTGGGCAGACATACAGCTCCTGGAAGCTATTTTAATGGTGGAAGAACTTGATGCTTCTGTTCTTTCCGACTTCCCTCTGCTAAAG GAATTTAAGACAAGAATCAGCAACATTCCTACCATTAAGAAGTTCCTGCAGCCTGGGAGTCAGAGAAAGCCGCCCCCGGATAGCCACTATGTTGAGGTTGTCAGGAATGTCTTGCAGTTCTAA